One window of the Cryptomeria japonica chromosome 7, Sugi_1.0, whole genome shotgun sequence genome contains the following:
- the LOC131032615 gene encoding L-type lectin-domain containing receptor kinase IV.4-like, which translates to MGKASNHLFVVEFSTLKNLEFHDINDNHVGVDLNDLRSVKSSPAGFWAGNNQFQDLNLKSGQNIQAWIDYDHLQNELRVTIAEAGSQRPETPLIFMKNMSLPKIVEEEMFQYKDLHIARKGFGEKQLLGCGGFSQVYKGVLPTNSLQVVVKRILRETDDGVKDFIAEISSLGRLQHRNLVQIRGFCRRQNHLFIVYDYMPNGSLNKMIFGNPKKVFKWGQRYKVLRDVAAGLMYRHEEWEQRVVHRDIKSSNILLDSEFNGKLGDFGLARLYEHNESSHTTRVVGTLGYIAPELIHTGKVSPATDVFSFGILMLEVACRRRPVDPSLQPAQGVLVDWVRELDDNGSLMDAADPNLGGQYVEAEMERVLKLGLLCSNPQPDGRPGTRQVLQRLEQEAPIANFDASFHLEMSNTWRSPKCYSHSADASISISVEGR; encoded by the exons ATGGGAAAGGCCTCTAATCATCTATTTGTCGTCGAGTTCTCAACTTTAAAGAACTTGGAATTTCACGACATCAACGACAATCACGTTGGTGTGGATCTCAACGATCTCAGGTCTGTAAAGTCTTCGCCTGCCGGCTTCTGGGCGGGCAACAATCAGTTCCAAGATTTGAATCTCAAGAGTGGACAGAATATTCAGGCTTGGATTGATTATGACCATCTTCAAAACGAGCTCAGGGTCACCATTGCGGAAGCTGGTTCTCAACGCCCAGAAACGCCACTGATATTTATGAAAAATATGTCTCTGCCTAAAATTGTAGAAGAAGAAAT GTTTCAGTATAAGGACCTACATATTGCAAGAAAGGGCTTCGGAGAGAAGCAACTTTTGGGATGCGGAGGCTTTAGCCAGGTCTACAAAGGTGTCCTTCCCACAAACAGCCTCCAGGTGGTGGTGAAACGTATTCTAAGAGAAACAGATGATGGGGTTAAGGACTTCATAGCTGAGATCTCAAGTCTTGGTCGCCTTCAACATCGAAATCTTGTCCAGATCAGAGGCTTCTGCAGGCGACAAAACCATCTATTCATAGTTTATGACTACATGCCAAATGGGAGCCTGAACAAAATGATATTTGGAAACCCAAAGAAGGTGTTTAAATGGGGTCAGAGGTACAAAGTCCTCAGGGATGTCGCTGCGGGGCTGATGTATCGCCACGAAGAATGGGAGCAACGCGTAGTGCATAGAGACATCAAGTCCAGCAATATTTTGTTGGACTCGGAGTTTAATGGAAAGTTAGGCGACTTTGGGCTTGCCCGTCTCTACGAGCACAACGAAAGCTCACATACTACTCGCGTGGTGGGAACGCTGGGATACATCGCACCAGAGCTCATACATACAGGAAAGGTCAGCCCCGCCACAGATGTGTTCAGCTTTGGTATTTTGATGTTGGAGGTTGCTTGCAGAAGGAGACCTGTCGATCCCTCTCTCCAACCTGCTCAAGGAGTTTTGGTAGACTGGGTGAGAGAACTTGATGACAATGGCAGTCTGATGGATGCAGCAGACCCGAATCTTGGCGGGCAATACGTTGAAGCTGAGATGGAGAGAGTGCTCAAATTGGGGCTACTGTGTTCTAATCCTCAGCCAGATGGTAGGCCTGGAACGAGACAAGTTCTACAAAGACTTGAACAAGAAGCTCCAATAGCAAATTTTGATGCTTCGTTTCATTTGGAGATGAGTAATACTTGGAGATCTCCTAAATGTTACAGTCATAGCGCAGatgcttctatttctatttctgtaGAGGGACGATAA